The Sardina pilchardus chromosome 19, fSarPil1.1, whole genome shotgun sequence genome window below encodes:
- the zgc:113279 gene encoding NF-kappa-B inhibitor zeta isoform X2: MRSTASSLEVRNGSKRSRCKTEESYLGVRVRMPVRDLLRNIRIAKGMDPKDIQRMSGKASKGDKKRVKSSADRRNSQKKRNSVAQEELSIIVEVLEEDLKKSTSTHQPNKLLASANRPEHNPLPEEFFPQTYFCELSQKTEMVPSPEPPSPPAPSSPDSFFSFPCAEYRKSYSVLADSFSDYSSDDSEDFRASPQQYVPDSPSSGDYQFPSYHDSCQSSPESACDFGLDYAEGSATSQGLHNFSQQGSYQQKEWSNDFFFWNQLEREGNLLKRFSNRELLVPDRNGKLLLHRLVEEGKRAPVYIIAKRMADLMQLNAKDQEGKTALHMAAEKNQHVMVADLISLGANINERDQGGKTCLHLSAENGYVRVLEVIKYAMRDGVHVDLEVKDMNGLSILQSAVVALSGTVQEGSVGRLPQDQARLSALRKEQMMETLECLLQMESNVHNVEICMT; this comes from the exons ATGCGTTCGACAGCCTCATCATTGGAGGTCCGTAACG GTTCCAAACGCTCCAGGTGTAAAACTGAGGAAAGTTATCTTGGAGTCAGAGTACGCATGCCTGTCAGGGACTTGTTAAGAAACATACGCATAGCGAAGGGAATGGATCCCAAGGATATCCAG AGAATGTCTGGGAAAGCATCAAAAG GAGACAAAAAACGAGTCAAGTCTTCAGCAGATCGAAGAAACAGTCAG AAAAAACGTAACTCGGTGGCTCAGGAGGAATTGTCCATCATAGTGGAGGTGTTGGAGGAGGACCTCAAAAagagcacatccacacaccagcCCAATAAATTGCTTGCCTCGGCCAACAGGCCCGAGCACAATCCGCTGCCTGAAGAGTTCTTCCCCCAGACATACTTTTGTGAGCTCAGCCAGAAAACGGAGATGGTCCCATCTCCAgagcctccctctcctcccgctccctcctctcctgaCAGCTTCTTCTCCTTCCCATGTGCAGAATATCGGAAGAGCTATTCCGTCCTTGCTGACAGCTTCAGTGACTACAGTAGTGATGATTCTGAAGACTTCCGAGCAAGTCCACAGCAGTATGTCCCTGATTCCCCCAGCTCAGGGGACTACCAGTTCCCCTCGTATCATGACTCCTGTCAATCCAGCCCAGAATCCGCCTGTGACTTTGGTCTGGACTACGCTGAGGGGTCGGCGACAAGTCAGGGGTTGCACAATTTTTCTCAACAGGGTTCCTATCAGCAGAAGGAGTGGTCCAATGACTTCTTCTTCTGGAACCaactggagagggaggggaaccTTCTGAAACGGTTCTCTAACAGGGAGCTGCTGGTACCTGACAGAAATGGAAAATT GTTGCTTCATCGATTGGTTGAAGAGGGCAAGCGGGCACCTGTGTACATTATTGCCAAAAGAATGGCGGACCTGATGCAACTGAACGCCAAGGATCAGGAGGGGAAG ACTGCTCTCCATATGGCTGCAGAGAAAAACCAGCATGTGATGGTGGCTGACCTGATCAGTTTGGGTGCTAACATCAACGAGAGGGACCAGGGTGGAAAAACGTGCCTCCATCTCAGTGCAGAAAACGGCTATGTCAGGGTGCTAGAG GTGATTAAGTATGCAATGAGAGATGGAGTGCATGTGGATTTGGAGGTTAAAGATATGAATG GGCTGAGCATCCTGCAGAGCGCGGTGGTGGCCCTCAGTGGCACGGTGCAGGAGGGCAGCGTTGGCAGGCTCCCGCAAGACCAGGCCCGCCTCAGCGCCCTGCGCAAGGAGCAGATGATGGAGACGCTCGAGTGTCTCCTGCAGATGGAGAGCAACGTGCACAACGTG GAGATCTGCATGACCTAG
- the zgc:113279 gene encoding NF-kappa-B inhibitor zeta isoform X1, with protein MRSTASSLEVRNGESARLSVPPLNGSKRSRCKTEESYLGVRVRMPVRDLLRNIRIAKGMDPKDIQRMSGKASKGDKKRVKSSADRRNSQKKRNSVAQEELSIIVEVLEEDLKKSTSTHQPNKLLASANRPEHNPLPEEFFPQTYFCELSQKTEMVPSPEPPSPPAPSSPDSFFSFPCAEYRKSYSVLADSFSDYSSDDSEDFRASPQQYVPDSPSSGDYQFPSYHDSCQSSPESACDFGLDYAEGSATSQGLHNFSQQGSYQQKEWSNDFFFWNQLEREGNLLKRFSNRELLVPDRNGKLLLHRLVEEGKRAPVYIIAKRMADLMQLNAKDQEGKTALHMAAEKNQHVMVADLISLGANINERDQGGKTCLHLSAENGYVRVLEVIKYAMRDGVHVDLEVKDMNGLSILQSAVVALSGTVQEGSVGRLPQDQARLSALRKEQMMETLECLLQMESNVHNVEICMT; from the exons ATGCGTTCGACAGCCTCATCATTGGAGGTCCGTAACGGTGAGAGTGCCCGACTCTCAGTTCCGCCATTAAATG GTTCCAAACGCTCCAGGTGTAAAACTGAGGAAAGTTATCTTGGAGTCAGAGTACGCATGCCTGTCAGGGACTTGTTAAGAAACATACGCATAGCGAAGGGAATGGATCCCAAGGATATCCAG AGAATGTCTGGGAAAGCATCAAAAG GAGACAAAAAACGAGTCAAGTCTTCAGCAGATCGAAGAAACAGTCAG AAAAAACGTAACTCGGTGGCTCAGGAGGAATTGTCCATCATAGTGGAGGTGTTGGAGGAGGACCTCAAAAagagcacatccacacaccagcCCAATAAATTGCTTGCCTCGGCCAACAGGCCCGAGCACAATCCGCTGCCTGAAGAGTTCTTCCCCCAGACATACTTTTGTGAGCTCAGCCAGAAAACGGAGATGGTCCCATCTCCAgagcctccctctcctcccgctccctcctctcctgaCAGCTTCTTCTCCTTCCCATGTGCAGAATATCGGAAGAGCTATTCCGTCCTTGCTGACAGCTTCAGTGACTACAGTAGTGATGATTCTGAAGACTTCCGAGCAAGTCCACAGCAGTATGTCCCTGATTCCCCCAGCTCAGGGGACTACCAGTTCCCCTCGTATCATGACTCCTGTCAATCCAGCCCAGAATCCGCCTGTGACTTTGGTCTGGACTACGCTGAGGGGTCGGCGACAAGTCAGGGGTTGCACAATTTTTCTCAACAGGGTTCCTATCAGCAGAAGGAGTGGTCCAATGACTTCTTCTTCTGGAACCaactggagagggaggggaaccTTCTGAAACGGTTCTCTAACAGGGAGCTGCTGGTACCTGACAGAAATGGAAAATT GTTGCTTCATCGATTGGTTGAAGAGGGCAAGCGGGCACCTGTGTACATTATTGCCAAAAGAATGGCGGACCTGATGCAACTGAACGCCAAGGATCAGGAGGGGAAG ACTGCTCTCCATATGGCTGCAGAGAAAAACCAGCATGTGATGGTGGCTGACCTGATCAGTTTGGGTGCTAACATCAACGAGAGGGACCAGGGTGGAAAAACGTGCCTCCATCTCAGTGCAGAAAACGGCTATGTCAGGGTGCTAGAG GTGATTAAGTATGCAATGAGAGATGGAGTGCATGTGGATTTGGAGGTTAAAGATATGAATG GGCTGAGCATCCTGCAGAGCGCGGTGGTGGCCCTCAGTGGCACGGTGCAGGAGGGCAGCGTTGGCAGGCTCCCGCAAGACCAGGCCCGCCTCAGCGCCCTGCGCAAGGAGCAGATGATGGAGACGCTCGAGTGTCTCCTGCAGATGGAGAGCAACGTGCACAACGTG GAGATCTGCATGACCTAG